A stretch of Dermochelys coriacea isolate rDerCor1 chromosome 6, rDerCor1.pri.v4, whole genome shotgun sequence DNA encodes these proteins:
- the LRFN5 gene encoding leucine-rich repeat and fibronectin type-III domain-containing protein 5 isoform X1 — translation MEKLLLYLLFIGVAVRAQICPKRCVCQILSPNLATLCAKKGLLFVPPNIDRRTVELRLADNFVTNIKRKDFANMTSLVDLTLSRNTISFITPHAFSDLRNLRALHLNSNRLTKITNDMFSGLSNLHHLILNNNQLTLISSTAFDDVLALEELDLSYNNLETIPWDAVEKMVSLHTLSLDHNMIDHIPKGTFSHLHKMTRLDVTSNKLQKLPPDPLFQRAQVLATSGIISPSTFALSFGGNPLHCNCELLWLRRLTREDDLETCASPSLLSGRYFWSIPEEEFLCEPPLITRHTHELRVLEGQRATLRCKARGDPEPAIHWISPEGKLISNATRSLVYDNGTLDILITTVKDTGSFTCIASNPAGEATQMVDLHIIKLPHLLNSTNHIHEPDPGSSDISTSTKSGSNASSNNGDTKVSQDKKVVVAEATSSTVLLKFNFQRNIPGIRMFQIQYNGTYDDSLVYRMIPPTSKTFLVNNLAAGTIYDLCVLAIYDDGITSLTATRVVGCIQFTTEQDYVRCHFMQSQFLGGTMIIIIGGIIVASVLVFIIILMIRYKVCNNSGQHKVTKVSNVYSQTNGAQIQGCSGAMPPSMSKQAVGHEESVQCSRVSKDSVTQSSDTCSSQDPTTTTSALPHTWTSSASASQKQKRKPGPKPSNEPPSEALTNIESQNTNRNNSTALQLASRPPDSAKGPPTYKRAQSKPSKFLTLPTETSRAKRRYSLNGELMAYHCYGSSQNTGGLWSKRSMSMNGMLIQSDNSDVDSGKATFSSSEWILESTV, via the exons ATGGAAAAACTGCTTTTGTATCTGCTGTTCATTGGCGTAGCAGTGAGAGCCCAGATCTGCCCCAAGCGCTGTGTCTGTCAGATTTTGTCTCCAAATCTTGCAACCCTTTGTGCCAAGAAAGGGCTTTTATTTGTTCCCCCAAACATTGACAGAAGGACTGTGGAACTGCGACTGGCAGACAATTTTGTTACAAATATCAAAAGGAAAGATTTTGCCAACATGACCAGCCTCGTGGACCTGACGCTATCCAGGAATACAATAAGTTTTATTACACCTCATGCATTTTCTGATTTGCGCAATTTGCGAGCTTTGCATTTGAACAGCAACAGGTTGACTAAGATCACCAATGACATGTTCAGTGGGCTTTCCAACCTGCACCATTTGATACTTAACAACAATCAGCTGACTTTAATTTCTTCCACAGCGTTTGATGATGTTTTAGCTCTTGAGGAACTGGATTTGTCCTATAACAATCTAGAAACTATCCCTTGGGATGCTGTGGAGAAGATGGTTAGCTTGCACACACTCAGTTTAGACCACAATATGATTGATCACATTCCTAAGGGGACTTTCTCCCACCTCCACAAGATGACCAGGTTAGATGTCACATCAAATAAATTGCAGAAGCTGCCACCTGATCCTCTCTTTCAACGAGCTCAGGTATTAGCAACCTCAGGAATCATCAGCCCCTCTACTTTTGCATTAAGCTTTGGTGGAAACCCTTTGCATTGCAACTGTGAACTCCTGTGGCTGAGGCGTCTTACCAGAGAAGATGACCTAGAGACTTGCGCTTCTCCTTCACTGTTATCTGGTCGGTATTTTTGGTCAATCCCAGAGGAAGAGTTCCTGTGTGAACCCCCTCTCATTACTAGACATACCCATGAGCTCAGAGTGCTGGAGGGTCAGCGGGCAACTCTGAGATGTAAGGCCCGGGGCGATCCAGAGCCAGCCATTCACTGGATTTCACCAGAAGGCAAACTTATTTCAAATGCAACAAGGTCGCTGGTGTACGACAATGGAACGCTAGACATACTTATAACAACTGTGAAGGATacaggctccttcacctgcataGCATCGAACCCTGCAGGAGAAGCCACTCAAATGGTGGATCTTCACATAATCAAACTTCCTCATTTGTTAAACAGTACAAACCACATTCATGAGCCTGACCCTGGTTCCTCGGACATCTCAACTTCCACCAAGTCAGGGTCAAATGCGAGTAGTAATAATGGGGATACTAAAGTCAGCCAGGATAAGAAAGTTGTAGTAGCAGAAGCAACATCATCCACTGTGCTActcaaatttaattttcaaagaaaTATACCTGGAATACGTATGTTTCAAATCCAGTACAATGGTACTTATGATGATTCACTTGTTTACAG AATGATACCTCCCACGAGCAAAACCTTCCTGGTCAACAACTTGGCTGCTGGGACTATATACGACTTGTGTGTCTTGGCAATCTATGACGACGGCATCACCTCCCTCACGGCCACCAGGGTCGTCGGGTGCATACAGTTTACTACCGAGCAGGATTATGTCCGTTGCCATTTCATGCAATCCCAGTTCCTGGGTGGCACCATGATTATCATCATTGGTGGGATTATCGTGGCCTCCGTGCTCGTGTTCATCATCATCCTCATGATCCGCTACAAGGTGTGTAACAATAGTGGGCAGCACAAGGTGACCAAGGTCAGCAATGTTTATTCTCAGACCAACGGGGCTCAGATACAAGGCTGCAGTGGTGCGATGCCCCCGTCGATGTCCAAACAGGCCGTCGGGCATGAGGAGAGCGTCCAGTGCTCCAGAGTCTCCAAGGACAGTGTGACTCAGTCCTCAGACACTTGCTCGAGCCAGGACCCCACTACCACTacctctgccctgcctcacacGTGGACTTCCAGTGCTTCTGCCTCCCAAAAGCAGAAGAGAAAGCCTGGGCCAAAGCCAAGCAACGAGCCACCGAGCGAAGCTCTCACAAATATCGAGTCCCAGAACACTAACCGAAATAACTCCACTGCACTGCAGCTAGCTAGTCGTCCCCCGGACTCTGCCAAAGGGCCCCCCACCTACAAAAGAGCACAATCAAAGCCAAGTAAGTTTCTCACTTTGCCAACTGAAACATCCAGAGCAAAGCGCAGGTACTCCCTGAATGGAGAATTAATGGCATACCATTGTTATGGTAGCTCCCAGAACACAGGTGGATTATGGTCTAAAAGGAGCATGTCTATGAATGGGATGCTAATTCAGTCAGACAATTCTGATGTGGATAGTGGAAAAGCAACTTTCTCGAGTTCTGAGTGGATATTGGAAAGCACTGTGTGA
- the LRFN5 gene encoding leucine-rich repeat and fibronectin type-III domain-containing protein 5 isoform X3, with the protein MEKLLLYLLFIGVAVRAQICPKRCVCQILSPNLATLCAKKGLLFVPPNIDRRTVELRLADNFVTNIKRKDFANMTSLVDLTLSRNTISFITPHAFSDLRNLRALHLNSNRLTKITNDMFSGLSNLHHLILNNNQLTLISSTAFDDVLALEELDLSYNNLETIPWDAVEKMVSLHTLSLDHNMIDHIPKGTFSHLHKMTRLDVTSNKLQKLPPDPLFQRAQVLATSGIISPSTFALSFGGNPLHCNCELLWLRRLTREDDLETCASPSLLSGRYFWSIPEEEFLCEPPLITRHTHELRVLEGQRATLRCKARGDPEPAIHWISPEGKLISNATRSLVYDNGTLDILITTVKDTGSFTCIASNPAGEATQMVDLHIIKLPHLLNSTNHIHEPDPGSSDISTSTKSGSNASSNNGDTKVSQDKKVVVAEATSSTVLLKFNFQRNIPGIRMFQIQYNGTYDDSLVYRMIPPTSKTFLVNNLAAGTIYDLCVLAIYDDGITSLTATRVVGCIQFTTEQDYVRCHFMQSQFLGGTMIIIIGGIIVASVLVFIIILMIRYKVCNNSGQHKVTKVSNVYSQTNGAQIQGCSGAMPPSMSKQAVGHEESVQCSRVSKDSVTQSSDTCSSQDPTTTTSALPHTWTSSASASQKQKRKPGPKPSNEPPSEALTNIESQNTNRNNSTALQLASRPPDSAKGPPTYKRAQSKPRLGR; encoded by the exons ATGGAAAAACTGCTTTTGTATCTGCTGTTCATTGGCGTAGCAGTGAGAGCCCAGATCTGCCCCAAGCGCTGTGTCTGTCAGATTTTGTCTCCAAATCTTGCAACCCTTTGTGCCAAGAAAGGGCTTTTATTTGTTCCCCCAAACATTGACAGAAGGACTGTGGAACTGCGACTGGCAGACAATTTTGTTACAAATATCAAAAGGAAAGATTTTGCCAACATGACCAGCCTCGTGGACCTGACGCTATCCAGGAATACAATAAGTTTTATTACACCTCATGCATTTTCTGATTTGCGCAATTTGCGAGCTTTGCATTTGAACAGCAACAGGTTGACTAAGATCACCAATGACATGTTCAGTGGGCTTTCCAACCTGCACCATTTGATACTTAACAACAATCAGCTGACTTTAATTTCTTCCACAGCGTTTGATGATGTTTTAGCTCTTGAGGAACTGGATTTGTCCTATAACAATCTAGAAACTATCCCTTGGGATGCTGTGGAGAAGATGGTTAGCTTGCACACACTCAGTTTAGACCACAATATGATTGATCACATTCCTAAGGGGACTTTCTCCCACCTCCACAAGATGACCAGGTTAGATGTCACATCAAATAAATTGCAGAAGCTGCCACCTGATCCTCTCTTTCAACGAGCTCAGGTATTAGCAACCTCAGGAATCATCAGCCCCTCTACTTTTGCATTAAGCTTTGGTGGAAACCCTTTGCATTGCAACTGTGAACTCCTGTGGCTGAGGCGTCTTACCAGAGAAGATGACCTAGAGACTTGCGCTTCTCCTTCACTGTTATCTGGTCGGTATTTTTGGTCAATCCCAGAGGAAGAGTTCCTGTGTGAACCCCCTCTCATTACTAGACATACCCATGAGCTCAGAGTGCTGGAGGGTCAGCGGGCAACTCTGAGATGTAAGGCCCGGGGCGATCCAGAGCCAGCCATTCACTGGATTTCACCAGAAGGCAAACTTATTTCAAATGCAACAAGGTCGCTGGTGTACGACAATGGAACGCTAGACATACTTATAACAACTGTGAAGGATacaggctccttcacctgcataGCATCGAACCCTGCAGGAGAAGCCACTCAAATGGTGGATCTTCACATAATCAAACTTCCTCATTTGTTAAACAGTACAAACCACATTCATGAGCCTGACCCTGGTTCCTCGGACATCTCAACTTCCACCAAGTCAGGGTCAAATGCGAGTAGTAATAATGGGGATACTAAAGTCAGCCAGGATAAGAAAGTTGTAGTAGCAGAAGCAACATCATCCACTGTGCTActcaaatttaattttcaaagaaaTATACCTGGAATACGTATGTTTCAAATCCAGTACAATGGTACTTATGATGATTCACTTGTTTACAG AATGATACCTCCCACGAGCAAAACCTTCCTGGTCAACAACTTGGCTGCTGGGACTATATACGACTTGTGTGTCTTGGCAATCTATGACGACGGCATCACCTCCCTCACGGCCACCAGGGTCGTCGGGTGCATACAGTTTACTACCGAGCAGGATTATGTCCGTTGCCATTTCATGCAATCCCAGTTCCTGGGTGGCACCATGATTATCATCATTGGTGGGATTATCGTGGCCTCCGTGCTCGTGTTCATCATCATCCTCATGATCCGCTACAAGGTGTGTAACAATAGTGGGCAGCACAAGGTGACCAAGGTCAGCAATGTTTATTCTCAGACCAACGGGGCTCAGATACAAGGCTGCAGTGGTGCGATGCCCCCGTCGATGTCCAAACAGGCCGTCGGGCATGAGGAGAGCGTCCAGTGCTCCAGAGTCTCCAAGGACAGTGTGACTCAGTCCTCAGACACTTGCTCGAGCCAGGACCCCACTACCACTacctctgccctgcctcacacGTGGACTTCCAGTGCTTCTGCCTCCCAAAAGCAGAAGAGAAAGCCTGGGCCAAAGCCAAGCAACGAGCCACCGAGCGAAGCTCTCACAAATATCGAGTCCCAGAACACTAACCGAAATAACTCCACTGCACTGCAGCTAGCTAGTCGTCCCCCGGACTCTGCCAAAGGGCCCCCCACCTACAAAAGAGCACAATCAAAGCCAA
- the LRFN5 gene encoding leucine-rich repeat and fibronectin type-III domain-containing protein 5 isoform X2: protein MEKLLLYLLFIGVAVRAQICPKRCVCQILSPNLATLCAKKGLLFVPPNIDRRTVELRLADNFVTNIKRKDFANMTSLVDLTLSRNTISFITPHAFSDLRNLRALHLNSNRLTKITNDMFSGLSNLHHLILNNNQLTLISSTAFDDVLALEELDLSYNNLETIPWDAVEKMVSLHTLSLDHNMIDHIPKGTFSHLHKMTRLDVTSNKLQKLPPDPLFQRAQVLATSGIISPSTFALSFGGNPLHCNCELLWLRRLTREDDLETCASPSLLSGRYFWSIPEEEFLCEPPLITRHTHELRVLEGQRATLRCKARGDPEPAIHWISPEGKLISNATRSLVYDNGTLDILITTVKDTGSFTCIASNPAGEATQMVDLHIIKLPHLLNSTNHIHEPDPGSSDISTSTKSGSNASSNNGDTKVSQDKKVVVAEATSSTVLLKFNFQRNIPGIRMFQIQYNGTYDDSLVYRMIPPTSKTFLVNNLAAGTIYDLCVLAIYDDGITSLTATRVVGCIQFTTEQDYVRCHFMQSQFLGGTMIIIIGGIIVASVLVFIIILMIRYKVCNNSGQHKVTKVSNVYSQTNGAQIQGCSGAMPPSMSKQAVGHEESVQCSRVSKDSVTQSSDTCSSQDPTTTTSALPHTWTSSASASQKQKRKPGPKPSNEPPSEALTNIESQNTNRNNSTALQLASRPPDSAKGPPTYKRAQSKPNAGIELKNATFKKCCY from the exons ATGGAAAAACTGCTTTTGTATCTGCTGTTCATTGGCGTAGCAGTGAGAGCCCAGATCTGCCCCAAGCGCTGTGTCTGTCAGATTTTGTCTCCAAATCTTGCAACCCTTTGTGCCAAGAAAGGGCTTTTATTTGTTCCCCCAAACATTGACAGAAGGACTGTGGAACTGCGACTGGCAGACAATTTTGTTACAAATATCAAAAGGAAAGATTTTGCCAACATGACCAGCCTCGTGGACCTGACGCTATCCAGGAATACAATAAGTTTTATTACACCTCATGCATTTTCTGATTTGCGCAATTTGCGAGCTTTGCATTTGAACAGCAACAGGTTGACTAAGATCACCAATGACATGTTCAGTGGGCTTTCCAACCTGCACCATTTGATACTTAACAACAATCAGCTGACTTTAATTTCTTCCACAGCGTTTGATGATGTTTTAGCTCTTGAGGAACTGGATTTGTCCTATAACAATCTAGAAACTATCCCTTGGGATGCTGTGGAGAAGATGGTTAGCTTGCACACACTCAGTTTAGACCACAATATGATTGATCACATTCCTAAGGGGACTTTCTCCCACCTCCACAAGATGACCAGGTTAGATGTCACATCAAATAAATTGCAGAAGCTGCCACCTGATCCTCTCTTTCAACGAGCTCAGGTATTAGCAACCTCAGGAATCATCAGCCCCTCTACTTTTGCATTAAGCTTTGGTGGAAACCCTTTGCATTGCAACTGTGAACTCCTGTGGCTGAGGCGTCTTACCAGAGAAGATGACCTAGAGACTTGCGCTTCTCCTTCACTGTTATCTGGTCGGTATTTTTGGTCAATCCCAGAGGAAGAGTTCCTGTGTGAACCCCCTCTCATTACTAGACATACCCATGAGCTCAGAGTGCTGGAGGGTCAGCGGGCAACTCTGAGATGTAAGGCCCGGGGCGATCCAGAGCCAGCCATTCACTGGATTTCACCAGAAGGCAAACTTATTTCAAATGCAACAAGGTCGCTGGTGTACGACAATGGAACGCTAGACATACTTATAACAACTGTGAAGGATacaggctccttcacctgcataGCATCGAACCCTGCAGGAGAAGCCACTCAAATGGTGGATCTTCACATAATCAAACTTCCTCATTTGTTAAACAGTACAAACCACATTCATGAGCCTGACCCTGGTTCCTCGGACATCTCAACTTCCACCAAGTCAGGGTCAAATGCGAGTAGTAATAATGGGGATACTAAAGTCAGCCAGGATAAGAAAGTTGTAGTAGCAGAAGCAACATCATCCACTGTGCTActcaaatttaattttcaaagaaaTATACCTGGAATACGTATGTTTCAAATCCAGTACAATGGTACTTATGATGATTCACTTGTTTACAG AATGATACCTCCCACGAGCAAAACCTTCCTGGTCAACAACTTGGCTGCTGGGACTATATACGACTTGTGTGTCTTGGCAATCTATGACGACGGCATCACCTCCCTCACGGCCACCAGGGTCGTCGGGTGCATACAGTTTACTACCGAGCAGGATTATGTCCGTTGCCATTTCATGCAATCCCAGTTCCTGGGTGGCACCATGATTATCATCATTGGTGGGATTATCGTGGCCTCCGTGCTCGTGTTCATCATCATCCTCATGATCCGCTACAAGGTGTGTAACAATAGTGGGCAGCACAAGGTGACCAAGGTCAGCAATGTTTATTCTCAGACCAACGGGGCTCAGATACAAGGCTGCAGTGGTGCGATGCCCCCGTCGATGTCCAAACAGGCCGTCGGGCATGAGGAGAGCGTCCAGTGCTCCAGAGTCTCCAAGGACAGTGTGACTCAGTCCTCAGACACTTGCTCGAGCCAGGACCCCACTACCACTacctctgccctgcctcacacGTGGACTTCCAGTGCTTCTGCCTCCCAAAAGCAGAAGAGAAAGCCTGGGCCAAAGCCAAGCAACGAGCCACCGAGCGAAGCTCTCACAAATATCGAGTCCCAGAACACTAACCGAAATAACTCCACTGCACTGCAGCTAGCTAGTCGTCCCCCGGACTCTGCCAAAGGGCCCCCCACCTACAAAAGAGCACAATCAAAGCCAA